The genomic interval AATTACTTGGGGATGGGAGGGCAGGCGGAGATGCAGCACTCGGCAGAGCAGGGATCTCGGATGAGCCCAGCCACGCATCAGGCAGCGACTGCGTCCACCAGCACAAACCAGTGGTGGGTTTGCTGGCAAGGCCAGGCAGGGCTTTGTCTGTCGGGTAAATGTTTGGTGGAAATGTCGTGTGGTGAAAGCGTACAAGGTGTTAGCTGCAATGGGAAGGGCCGGGAAAGACTCAAAGAAGGACACGCAAAATTTGACAGTGTCTTCTGGATGCCAGGGTTTGcctggggagaggctgggctGGAGACTGTTCCTGGGCTGGGGAGCGGGGGGTCAGCAGCTGGTTTAGGCTGTCACAGCTCTGCGTGTCTGTGGGGTTAAACTTCCTCACACCCATGGGGGAAGGATCTGCCTCACCCGTCCAGCCTGGCGCTTCCATCCATCATTCCGGGGCTGTATTGtcagaggggaggaaaggacTGGAAGATTTAACTGTGTGACCTGAATCTCCGGAGCATCACTTGGAGCAACCCCGCATGTTCTGGTGCAGCCAGAGCTGCAATGGGTGCTgtgtgctggggaccccccagcGGCTGCCAGAGGGGCGGTCCCAGGCTTGTGCTGCTGAGAGCTTCAGCTTTGTGTTATTACCGAGCAGCCCCGGAGAGGGGATTCCTCCCCGTGGAAGCCACCGAAGCCTTTCAGGCCGAGACCTGGCGGCAGTTTATAGCCCCGGGGCAGCGGCCGGTAACGCCGGGCACCGCGAGTTCCACGGGCAAGGGGATGCTCCTGGCCGGGGTTTTATCATGagctcccccccccaccgcgGTGCCGGGCTCTGccgggggcagggggggcagagggggggtCGCGGGGCGGTGAGCGCTGCTCGGGAGCCACCGCCCGCCGGCTGCCGGTACTGCACCGGGACACGGCCCGCCGGAGCGGCGGGGGCTGGAGCGGGAGCAAAGGCCGGGCCCGGCGGATTTTGTCagacgtgtgtgtgtgtgtgtggggggggagcccaggggagcaggagctggcagagggcggggagggggcacaggGAGAGGGTCTGGGGGGGAGGATGGAGAAGCAGGGCCGGGGGGGTGGTCGTCCCAATTCCTGCGCTGCTCAGGGACACACAAAGTTCAGAGGATGCTCTGTGCTGTAAATACGGTGGGACTAAAGAAGTACCTTGTTCTGTGCTcgcttttttcttcctcctcccccccccaccgaCTCCCAGTGAAAATAGCTGCCCCAGGGTATGTCTAATGGCAAGCTGTGTGATTTCAGGGGCGATGGAAACCTTCCCAGCAGGGACATGGCAGCGTTCAGTCCTCAGCCAGAATAGTATCTACCTCGCGGGAGACTTTTCTGACAGAGCCCTGCCTGTTGAATCAAGAGCTAAATTCCCATTCAAAGCTGAGGCAAAAATCAGCCATTAGGTAAGGATTCCCGTCAGGAGGTTGGTCACTATAAACTCCACGTTGCCTGTGTGGGTCTGGGAACTAGACTGGGACCAGCCCTACGAGCATCCTGCTCTGTACCTGCCGCAGCTGACCGCCGGGCACCCTGAGGATGCCTGGCACAGCGGCATGCGGAGCCTGGCAGTGTTGGGTTATGAGCTCTGTGGGGTCTGTCTGCTGGCATCTCTGGGATACCAGCTTCACAACTGAGCTGGTTGcctccatctgtaaaatgggcaCGGTTGTGCTGACCTGTGAGGAAAGTCCCAAGATCTCTGGCAGAATTACTGGGAAAGTTGCTATGCGctgtattattaatattattttaaataatatttgcagCGCTGGACCGTGTGGCTCCCCTTTCAGAGCCTCTCCGTTGTTTGCTGCGGGGCTGTTTGTGCTGCATGCTGCCGGcctgaccccccccacccccagcacgGTTTCAAgccaaacattttcttcctgtttttccgAGTGGGGCCTGCGTCTCTTGTTTCATCTCGTTGGGTGAAGCCGATGCAGGGAAGGCAGTGAGCAAGTCTCTATGGCAACAGATGTTTATCGAGCCCCTGAGATGAGGCACAGGGTTGGGGAGAGGCACTTCAGCATCTGGGATGGGGTCTGGGGCAGCTGCCACGCTAACGCCACGCTGGAAGGGCCGGGACCagggctgcgggatggggggggtgtcctGCTCCCTGTACCCTAAGCCCCAGCATGACTGAGGGACCCtgggctgctccctgcagaaAGTTGGGCTTTGTACGAGGGCCCTTTGCATGCAGGATgcaccagccctgctgtggAGCAGGTACCACATGGGTGGCACAAGCCAGCACGGGCTCTGCGTGGCCCTGGGCTCGGGAACCACAGGGCTGGGTGTTTGcttggagctggggggggggcctgccACATCCTCTGTCTCTCCAAAATACATCAAGGATTAATGCCTCCTCCCAGAGCTCCCATGAGCTGAATGAGGGCTGCAGATGCATTAAGTCTCATGAGTGCTGCTATGGAATAGTGCAGCTGGGGCCCGTCCTGTCCACGGGTTTTGAGCTCAGGCGCGTGTAGGTGGTATTTCCCATTTTTGTCCACAGCCATAAGGGACAGAAAGACAAGCAGAATGGTGCTGAGGGCACCCAGGGCTCTCAGGGCAGAGGCTGGAAACACTGATTGACTTTGGGATCCCTCCAAGGCTCTCGGGCCAGGTGGTTGCCCTTGCCGGAGCAGAGCTGGTTCTCCCAACACCGCTGTcgcagccagcccagccctgcgGCCAGCAGAAACAAGCCGGGCCTCACTGTCTCCTCAGTGCATCCAGGCTGTCCACTCTGTGCTGAAGCCCAGCACCGTTTAGAGGAGGCTCCCGGCGCACTCAGAACAAATACTTTTAATTGCTTTAGATGCTCAACACGTATATTAGCTGTTCCTGGGTCAAACCGAGTTGGAGTTGTCCTGCCTCGAGCAGACGAGGAAGCTGGGGTAACGCAGACACGGGGTGACCTTGTCAAGGTCAGACTGTACATCAGTGCCAGCTTCCACAGTGGTACATCCTGGTGTGCACCCCAAAGCTTGGGAGAGGCACCTCCCCCCTGGGGACTCAGTCATTCTGGAGGAGCATGGATCAGTAATTTGGGGAGGTTTTGGGAACTCTCTACAATTCTCTGAGACCGGGACTGGTTTTCTTCATGAGCCATGTCCTTCCTCATCTCGCCACACATTTCTGGTAGAGCTGCCTGGAACTCGGAGGCTGCCAAGACAGGaaagcacagcactgctgtTACTTATTTCACATATATGCAGCCTGTGGATATCAGCTGGGTGTGCGCCATGCTGGAAGTGCCAGGAAATTAGATTGAGAATTACTTGCCCTGCTGGGTCTCCAGGCACATGTACACAGTGAAGGCGAGCAGCAAACTTATGTCCTTATTTCTCGTGCAGCCACACACAGGCACAAGCAATGAAGCATTCACCCCTCCTTCGTGACACTCACACAACTGCCCTCCTGCCCAGACCCAGTTGCAAGCAGAGGCCGGAGAGCAGGGGGACAGttaggcagcagcaggcaggaggccaGAGGGATGTCCAGCCCTTCTTTCTAGCCCAGCAAACGCCCCGGGTGATGTCAATGCTGACCTGGGTAGTAAAAACCCAGAGTCCCTCTGCTTGAGGTGCAAAGGGTCTGCTGTGCCCTGCGGAGAGCGGCTGGTGGGCACCGCGCAGCATGGGCTTTCACAGACGGACAAACCCCAGAGAGACCAAGAGCAGATGGGGCACGTGCCTGCCTGGACAAGGGCACTTCCAGGGGGTTTTCTGGATGTCCCTGGAGTCAGTTACCtctgatgggggggggggtgtgtttaGTATATTCCTCCCCAGCATCCCAGAACAAGAGCAATTCCCAGCATCACCGGCAGCTTcttggcaggagggagaggagcacTTGAACCTGCGATGCCTAGAGGAGGAATTTGGCATTAGCCGGGTGCCCGGTCCTGCCCAGGTGagcagcagccccggccccccctccCGGCAGGCTGCGAGTCGGGGGAGCCTGCGCCGGGAATTAGGCACCCACAGCCACCCGCTctgcccccgcccccggggATGAGGCTTTGCTGGCCTCAGCACTGtgcatctcctgctgctgagcGCcaagggctgtggggagcttTGCTTTGCTCTAGGGGGACATTTACACCCCGTTAAAGCGAACCCTGCCCGGTTGCCGAGCCCGCGGACCGGagcggggggctgggggggggacgggacacgacACGACGACCCGCAAGCTGAgcgctgcggggggggggggggggggggagcaggcgGCGACGGGGCCGGGGACCGATGCCCGGTCCCCGCCGGTGCCCCGGAGCCGCCGGACGGTGGCGGGAGCGGGAGGGGCGGCAGCCGCCAGGTGTCGCTGTTCCCGCGGGAATCCCGGCGGAGCGCGGCCGGGACCggcgggcggcggagcggggggggggtcccggggccgGAGCGGGGGTGTTCCCCGGGACTCACGCAGCATGGGCTTCACGGCGTCCAGGGAGCCGTCGTGGGGCTCGGGGGTGATGCCCAGCAGCTCGCAGAGGAGGGCGTAGACGTTGACGCTTTCGAAGGGCTCGACCACCAGCCCCTGCTTGAAGGCCGGTCCCACGGCGCGGAAGATGGTTTTCATGTTCATGGCCTCGTTGTCGAAACCGTGCTCGCCTTTGTTGAACTGGACCTTGTATCtctgaaagggagagaggggatGTGGGTGCCCAAACCCTtcagccccctgcccccagcacgGTGTCCGGGATACTGGatgcctccagctctgctgcctgtggcTCTCGCGTGCCATGTTCCGCAGCCACAGGGTTTAACAGTCTGCTTTCTTTGAGTTTTTGAAGTTGATCTAACGATGTTAAACTTTGCAGAAGCTGGAGGGTGCTGCCTAGACAAAGCTGTCAAGCAATTACATCTTGCAGGTTCCCTCCCTAAATGTCAGCGCATCCAAATTTCATTGCACTGAGGAGCTTTGCAATGGGAAGCTGCCTGCTGGCCTTGACTTTGGGCCTTCCCTTAATGCCAGGCTAGGAGGCGATCCTGCAACTGATACTGTCTTCATGCAAGTTGTGCTCCAAGACTCCTGGACCCTTTTTTGTCTGAACAGCAGAGAAGGTCTTTACACAAAGAGCTGGAATTTCCATCTCTTTGTAGGGAGACCAATCAACGTGAAGGTGTAAAGCCGGGTAGGTACTGGGCTGCTATgagaagggcaggaggagagaggcagaTTCCCAGAAGACAGTAAGGTATGTCTGTGCATATATCTTACCCCATGGATCACGTATCCTGGATCACTGTACAAGAGGAGCGGGGTGATCCGGGGATGGTTGGCGTAGTGGAATCTCCTCGGGAAGTCTGCTTTCTTGTACACGTGTAAGTTTGGGTGGGCATTTTTCAGGACTGAATACACATGctctaattttccttcttttggcAGCAATAGTCCATTTGGTCCATAATCTAAGAGTTCAAACTGGATGTCTTTGAACGTGAAGTTCTTTACGCTCTTGATGTGAATCTCGTTGGTCTTTATGACGGTCTCCATGCCATGGTCAGATGTGATGATGAGGTTGAGGTTTGATTCCAGGCCACTTTCCTTGATACGCTGCCTCAAGTAACCGATGGTTCTGTCCACCTGCTTGatcatgtttttcctctgtgggGATTCAGGGCCGTACTTGTGTCCTGCTGAGTCCGGCTCACCGAAGTAGAGGGCGATGAAGTCGAGGTTGTTCACCGTGAACCATTCCATGGTGGTGTCAATGTTCTCTCTCCAGTTGGTTTCGTTGCTGTAGTTGAACAAGAGGGGTTCCACCAACTTCATATTCACTTCTTCCCCTTGATATTTTGCTCTTCCTCCAGGGAAATAGATAGAGCCTGTCTTTAAACCCTGTTAGTGGAGACATTGCATAAACTCACCTGAACTTCCTCTACAGCATCTTTCCATCTGTCAATGCAACCACCTACTAATGCGGTTAGTTCATTCAGCCCCCTAATGTCTACCTCTGCCTCTAATGAGGTTTTCTTGCTCATTGCCAATTAAAAGTGATTAATTGAAAACACTGCCCTTCCCAGAATTCCTGCATGTTGGTTTTCTCACTGTGTTAGTAACACTAGTTATAACTTTGGAAACAGTGACCTGTTTGTACCTTGCATGGACCCTCCAGCTCTTGACCATCAAGACATTAAGGTGTGTTTTACTCCAATCATATAAGCACTCAccctgaagtcagtggagcCAATCTGGCAGGTTAAGACAGGCAAAGGTACGTGTCTTGGGCCAGGTCTCAGGTCCTGTCTCAAAGCCAGATTCAAAGCTTACTGGGACCTAGGGAAGCCTTGGTGCAGTCCCCAGTGAAGAAGGGACCAGCCCCTGATGCTGCTGCCCAAAACGTCCTGGGGGAGGCTGTGGAAATGAGGAATGTGCCTTGGAGCATATGAAGCCCCTGGGCTCGTGATGCTCCCTAAGGAACCGGCTGAGGTTTctttaaacaggaaaagaataacCTGTTTTATTAATGTCTTAATAAAGCTGAAATGCATCtattattttttgctatttttaatagaatGATCATAATTATTCCTGCCAGTGTCTggggatttcatttttttgctaaTTAGCCTGTCGTTTGCAGTGAGGATGTTAGCTCATGGCCACTAGAGATCGTGGCTTGCCTGTAGCTTTTACAACATGATTGCAGGCAGGATCCGTCTGTGCAGGGTCTGTGCGTGTGAGGAGGCTGC from Aquila chrysaetos chrysaetos chromosome 5, bAquChr1.4, whole genome shotgun sequence carries:
- the ENPP7 gene encoding ectonucleotide pyrophosphatase/phosphodiesterase family member 7; the protein is MSGVFQFKGMKMFTSLGFLFAALSLARCIPVQQVSNNNKVLLVSFDGFRWNYDQDVDTPNLDAMAAEGVKARYMTPAFITITSPCHFTLLTGRYLENHGVIHNMWFNTSTGQKLPYHSTQDIDSWWDNGSLPIWITAQRQGLKTGSIYFPGGRAKYQGEEVNMKLVEPLLFNYSNETNWRENIDTTMEWFTVNNLDFIALYFGEPDSAGHKYGPESPQRKNMIKQVDRTIGYLRQRIKESGLESNLNLIITSDHGMETVIKTNEIHIKSVKNFTFKDIQFELLDYGPNGLLLPKEGKLEHVYSVLKNAHPNLHVYKKADFPRRFHYANHPRITPLLLYSDPGYVIHGRYKVQFNKGEHGFDNEAMNMKTIFRAVGPAFKQGLVVEPFESVNVYALLCELLGITPEPHDGSLDAVKPMLRSSAPLPPAKKLPVMLGIALVLGCWGGIY